One Idiomarina loihiensis L2TR genomic window carries:
- the murI gene encoding glutamate racemase, with product MKVGVFDSGVGGLTVARSLQQSGCFSELLYYGDTARVPYGSKDSNTVTRYALEAVEFFNGADVDCLVVACNTVSVTALEQMQKFSNKPVYGVLEPGVMALEQLQGIDTSAQVLVIATRSTINSGAYQQQIQALGYNQVNAMATPLFVPIVEEELYDGPILQETFKHYFGKLEKPDVVLLGCTHFPLIAESISAYFNGAKTIHSGEAMLAWLKQHLDLSAQFDRTPLHIIATENVDAVKRTATRWGLKL from the coding sequence ATGAAAGTCGGAGTTTTTGATAGCGGTGTCGGTGGTTTAACTGTGGCGCGGTCACTACAACAAAGTGGTTGTTTCAGCGAGCTGCTGTATTACGGAGACACAGCCCGGGTGCCTTACGGTAGCAAGGACAGCAATACCGTTACGCGCTATGCGCTGGAGGCGGTAGAGTTTTTTAACGGTGCCGATGTGGATTGTCTGGTAGTGGCCTGCAATACCGTCAGTGTGACCGCTCTGGAGCAAATGCAGAAGTTTTCCAATAAACCGGTGTACGGCGTGCTGGAACCCGGTGTCATGGCGTTGGAACAACTGCAGGGTATTGATACCAGCGCCCAGGTGTTAGTTATAGCCACTCGCTCGACGATAAACTCCGGTGCTTATCAGCAGCAGATACAGGCTTTAGGTTACAACCAGGTAAACGCTATGGCCACGCCGTTGTTTGTGCCTATTGTCGAAGAAGAGTTGTACGACGGCCCGATACTGCAGGAAACCTTTAAGCATTATTTTGGCAAGCTTGAAAAGCCCGACGTGGTGCTGCTGGGTTGTACGCATTTTCCGCTAATTGCCGAGAGCATTTCTGCGTATTTCAATGGTGCAAAAACCATTCATTCCGGCGAAGCCATGCTGGCCTGGCTAAAACAACATCTGGACTTAAGCGCCCAGTTTGACCGCACACCACTGCACATCATAGCCACCGAAAATGTCGACGCCGTCAAACGCACCGCCACCCGCTGGGGCCTGAAGCTCTAG
- a CDS encoding NAD-dependent malic enzyme: MPQTQRPLYIPYSGPNLLETPLLNKGSAFSKEERAAFNLTGLLPPRYESIEEQAERAYMQYRSFETPINKHIYLRAIQDNNETLFYRLLTDHLEEMMPIIYTPTVGDACEKFSDIYRSSRGLFISYSERDQIDDILRNATKQKVKVIVVTDGERILGLGDQGIGGMGIPIGKLSLYTACGGISPAYTLPVMLDVGTNNEKLLEDPMYMGARHKRIEQDEYDEFLDKFIKAVTRRWPGVMLQFEDFAQPNAMPLLRRYRDEVCCFNDDIQGTASVTVGTLLAACRQKGKKLSEQKVVFVGAGSAGCGIAEQIMIQMTAEGLTEEQAKRQIFMVDRFGLVMDTMDGLRDFQQALAQKTSDLNAWEYSGEYPSLLDVMHCAEPDILIGVSGQAGLFTEQVISTMAKNVERPIIFPLSNPSKHVEAHPADVLKWSEGKAIVATGSPFGEVEYDGRIYPIAQCNNSYIFPGIGLGVLSVKSERVSDEMLRVASKTLANASPSANGKGEALLPAFNDLTQLSKDIAFAVGKVAQQEGLALEIDDDTLRERIDNNFWKPEYRFYKRVSI, encoded by the coding sequence ATGCCGCAGACGCAGCGTCCGCTTTATATTCCGTATTCTGGCCCTAATTTGTTGGAAACCCCTTTATTGAATAAGGGCAGTGCCTTCAGTAAGGAAGAGCGTGCCGCGTTTAACCTGACGGGTTTGTTGCCGCCTCGTTATGAGAGCATTGAAGAGCAGGCAGAACGGGCTTACATGCAATACCGGAGCTTTGAAACGCCCATTAACAAGCATATTTATCTGCGCGCTATTCAGGACAACAACGAAACTCTGTTCTATCGCTTGCTGACGGATCATCTGGAAGAGATGATGCCGATTATCTACACCCCGACTGTGGGTGATGCCTGTGAGAAATTCTCAGACATTTACCGCAGCTCACGTGGTTTGTTTATTTCCTATTCTGAACGTGATCAGATAGACGATATTCTGCGCAATGCCACTAAGCAAAAAGTGAAAGTGATTGTCGTGACCGACGGCGAACGTATTCTGGGCTTGGGTGATCAGGGTATTGGTGGCATGGGTATTCCTATCGGAAAACTGTCGCTGTACACCGCTTGCGGCGGCATTAGTCCTGCCTATACGCTGCCAGTAATGCTGGATGTTGGTACCAATAACGAAAAGCTTCTGGAAGACCCAATGTATATGGGAGCTCGCCATAAGCGCATTGAGCAGGACGAGTATGATGAATTCCTCGACAAATTTATAAAAGCGGTGACCAGACGCTGGCCGGGCGTGATGCTGCAGTTTGAGGACTTTGCTCAACCTAACGCCATGCCTTTATTGCGTCGTTACCGTGATGAAGTTTGCTGTTTTAATGACGACATTCAGGGCACCGCGTCTGTGACGGTGGGCACCTTACTGGCAGCTTGTCGCCAGAAAGGCAAAAAGCTTAGTGAACAGAAGGTGGTGTTTGTTGGTGCTGGGTCTGCGGGCTGCGGTATTGCAGAACAGATTATGATTCAGATGACCGCCGAAGGTTTAACGGAAGAGCAGGCGAAGAGACAAATCTTTATGGTCGATCGCTTTGGTCTGGTTATGGATACCATGGATGGCCTGCGTGACTTCCAGCAGGCGCTGGCGCAGAAAACCAGCGATTTAAACGCCTGGGAATACAGTGGTGAGTACCCGTCGCTGCTGGATGTGATGCATTGTGCTGAGCCTGACATTTTAATTGGTGTGTCTGGTCAGGCGGGGCTCTTTACCGAGCAAGTTATTTCGACCATGGCAAAAAATGTCGAGCGTCCCATTATTTTCCCATTGAGTAACCCCTCTAAACATGTGGAAGCGCACCCAGCGGATGTACTGAAGTGGAGTGAAGGTAAAGCCATTGTCGCAACCGGAAGCCCTTTTGGTGAAGTAGAATATGATGGTCGTATATACCCAATAGCGCAGTGTAACAACAGTTATATCTTCCCGGGCATTGGTCTTGGGGTGTTATCGGTTAAATCCGAACGCGTTAGTGATGAAATGCTGCGTGTAGCAAGTAAGACACTGGCGAATGCGTCACCCAGCGCTAATGGTAAAGGTGAAGCCTTGTTGCCAGCCTTTAATGACTTAACTCAGTTAAGCAAAGATATTGCTTTTGCTGTGGGCAAAGTGGCTCAACAGGAAGGTTTAGCACTGGAAATTGATGACGACACGCTGCGTGAGCGCATCGACAACAATTTCTGGAAACCCGAATACCGCTTCTACAAACGCGTAAGTATTTAA
- a CDS encoding heavy metal translocating P-type ATPase, whose amino-acid sequence MSKSVRLSVEGMSCGSCASRVDKALNGLDGVEDASVNLASDSAEVTYSEKLSVDDLVQAVKNAGYEAHEVVDRDKQMREQREQQAKEMRTLKGQLWLSTLLTLPVFILAMGNHMVPVFSEWVHNSLGLQTSWWIQLVLTTLVLAVPGARFYKLGVPALFRGAPDMNSLVALGATAAWGYSVVATVFPTWLPSESVNVYFEASAVIVTLILAGRFMEARAKSHTSDAIQRLMSLQSKTARVVRDGDVTEVDIAELGKGDEIEVRPGERIALDGEVSSGDSYVNEAMITGEAESVHKQKEDKVVGGTLNEKGTLRFKVTATGEGTVLAQIIRMVEQAQGSKLPIQDTVNRITLWFVPAVMLVALLTFVVWYFAASESALTFALVNAVAVLIIACPCAMGLATPTSIMVGTGRGAEMGVLFRQGSALQALQQSKGVIFDKTGTLTEGKPTITEWMTLSEFDEKEVLTLAASIEAKSEHPTAEALVNYAKEQDIKVSEPESFEAISGLGATGKVDSKTLYIGTSELMRDNDIGLDAEPADAKTWSEGGRTPIYVAIDGKLAAVFTQDDPIKASAKELIKRLHADGLKTAMVTGDAESTAKRIAKELGIDEVVANVKPDGKVDAVKRLKKQWGQVIFVGDGINDAPALASADVGFAIGTGTDVAIESADVVLMSDNLTVVQQAFALSEATMRNIRQNLFWAFAYNTALIPVAAGVLYPFFGILLSPMLAAGAMALSSVFVITNALRLKTVNLEK is encoded by the coding sequence ATGAGTAAATCTGTTCGTTTAAGTGTGGAAGGCATGAGCTGTGGCTCATGCGCGAGTCGTGTCGACAAGGCATTAAATGGCTTAGACGGCGTTGAAGATGCTTCGGTTAACCTGGCGTCGGACAGTGCTGAAGTAACTTATTCTGAAAAGCTGTCGGTGGATGACTTAGTTCAGGCGGTGAAAAATGCGGGCTACGAGGCGCATGAGGTTGTTGATCGCGACAAGCAAATGCGTGAGCAGCGTGAGCAACAGGCAAAGGAAATGCGTACGTTAAAAGGCCAGTTATGGCTTTCGACTTTGCTGACGTTGCCGGTGTTCATACTGGCCATGGGTAACCATATGGTGCCGGTGTTTTCCGAGTGGGTACATAACTCACTGGGTTTACAAACCAGCTGGTGGATACAGTTAGTGCTTACTACCCTGGTATTGGCGGTTCCCGGCGCTCGCTTTTATAAATTGGGAGTTCCTGCGCTATTCCGGGGCGCACCGGATATGAACTCTTTGGTTGCACTGGGCGCTACGGCGGCCTGGGGCTATTCGGTGGTGGCAACGGTTTTCCCAACCTGGTTACCAAGTGAGTCAGTGAACGTTTACTTTGAAGCTTCAGCCGTTATTGTCACGCTGATTCTGGCTGGACGTTTCATGGAAGCACGGGCTAAAAGCCACACCTCGGACGCGATTCAGCGACTGATGAGTCTGCAAAGCAAAACCGCACGTGTGGTGCGGGACGGTGATGTGACCGAAGTCGATATTGCTGAACTGGGTAAAGGCGATGAAATTGAAGTACGTCCGGGTGAACGTATTGCCCTGGATGGCGAAGTGTCTTCCGGCGACAGTTATGTCAATGAGGCTATGATAACCGGCGAAGCCGAGTCGGTGCATAAGCAAAAAGAAGACAAAGTTGTTGGAGGAACGCTGAACGAAAAAGGCACTCTGCGTTTTAAAGTGACGGCAACCGGCGAGGGAACCGTGCTGGCGCAGATCATCCGTATGGTTGAGCAGGCGCAGGGCAGTAAGTTACCGATTCAGGACACGGTGAACCGCATTACCTTGTGGTTTGTTCCTGCAGTTATGCTGGTGGCCTTGCTGACCTTTGTGGTGTGGTACTTTGCGGCGAGTGAGTCAGCACTTACTTTTGCGTTGGTTAATGCCGTCGCGGTTTTGATTATTGCCTGCCCTTGTGCCATGGGACTGGCGACGCCAACCTCAATTATGGTGGGTACCGGCCGCGGTGCGGAAATGGGCGTGTTATTCCGTCAGGGCAGTGCTTTGCAGGCGTTACAGCAGTCTAAAGGCGTTATCTTTGATAAAACAGGTACGCTGACCGAAGGCAAACCGACTATTACCGAGTGGATGACCCTAAGCGAGTTTGACGAAAAAGAGGTGCTGACATTAGCGGCTTCGATTGAAGCTAAATCCGAGCATCCTACAGCAGAAGCTTTGGTGAATTACGCCAAAGAACAGGACATTAAAGTCAGCGAGCCTGAGAGCTTTGAGGCTATTTCAGGTTTGGGTGCCACGGGTAAAGTAGACAGTAAAACACTATACATTGGTACTAGCGAGCTAATGCGGGACAACGATATTGGACTGGATGCTGAGCCTGCGGATGCTAAAACATGGTCAGAGGGTGGACGCACCCCGATTTATGTCGCAATCGACGGTAAGCTGGCGGCTGTATTTACTCAGGATGACCCGATAAAAGCCAGTGCCAAAGAATTGATTAAGCGCCTGCACGCCGACGGCCTCAAAACCGCCATGGTAACCGGTGACGCTGAGTCTACCGCAAAACGCATTGCCAAGGAGTTGGGTATTGACGAAGTGGTTGCCAATGTAAAACCCGATGGCAAAGTGGATGCCGTTAAGCGCCTGAAAAAACAATGGGGGCAGGTCATATTTGTGGGTGACGGTATAAACGACGCACCGGCACTGGCCTCTGCAGACGTAGGTTTTGCTATTGGCACCGGTACGGATGTGGCTATTGAATCTGCCGATGTGGTGCTGATGTCGGACAACCTGACTGTTGTGCAACAGGCTTTTGCGTTGTCTGAAGCCACCATGCGCAACATTCGCCAGAATTTATTCTGGGCTTTTGCTTATAATACCGCGCTAATTCCTGTTGCCGCAGGCGTACTGTATCCGTTTTTCGGTATTTTGCTGTCGCCAATGCTGGCCGCGGGTGCCATGGCATTGTCCAGTGTGTTCGTGATAACTAACGCGCTGCGCCTTAAAACTGTAAATTTGGAAAAGTAA
- a CDS encoding trans-sulfuration enzyme family protein codes for MTKRPFSPQSLLAQGGSHSDNENGVIIPPVYTSTTYLRDDDNQYRSGRVYSRADNPTYRPAEKLLAELENAADARLFASGMAAATAVFQALKPGDKVIAPKVMYWALRKWLQTFGVDSGLDVRFVDTTNLNELRDAIAERQPTLIWLETPGNPLWTVTDIAAVADMARNCGSLLAIDSTVATPLLTKPLDLGADIVMHSATKYLNGHSDVISGALAAREDNAFWQRLVAIRAQSGAVPGPQDAAQLLRGMRTLFLRVRESCQSALYIAEQLEQHPQVIEVLYPGLKSFVGHEIAVKQMQGGFGGMLSIRLAGGEKAAIAVAAKTQLWHRATSLGGVESLIEHRASIEGPDTPVPLDLLRLSVGIENADDLLNDLQQAIDLAHS; via the coding sequence ATGACGAAACGTCCTTTTTCGCCGCAATCACTCCTTGCTCAGGGTGGTAGTCACTCTGACAACGAAAATGGAGTAATTATCCCTCCAGTATACACATCAACGACTTATCTGCGTGATGACGACAATCAATATCGCAGCGGACGGGTGTATTCAAGGGCTGACAATCCCACTTATCGTCCTGCCGAAAAGCTATTAGCAGAGTTAGAAAATGCGGCAGATGCACGCCTGTTCGCCTCGGGCATGGCTGCCGCTACCGCCGTTTTTCAGGCATTAAAACCCGGCGATAAGGTCATTGCGCCAAAAGTGATGTACTGGGCTTTGCGCAAATGGCTGCAAACTTTTGGCGTCGATAGCGGGCTGGATGTTCGGTTTGTGGATACCACCAATTTAAATGAATTACGCGACGCTATTGCTGAAAGACAACCTACGCTTATTTGGCTGGAAACGCCGGGTAACCCTCTGTGGACAGTAACTGATATTGCCGCCGTAGCTGATATGGCTCGCAATTGCGGATCTCTGCTTGCAATAGATTCCACAGTGGCAACCCCCCTGCTGACCAAGCCACTGGATCTTGGCGCCGATATTGTTATGCACTCCGCCACCAAATACCTTAACGGCCACTCCGATGTCATTTCAGGCGCACTGGCGGCTCGTGAAGATAACGCGTTCTGGCAACGCTTAGTGGCTATTCGAGCCCAGTCCGGAGCCGTACCGGGGCCACAAGACGCAGCACAACTCTTGCGTGGCATGCGCACGTTATTTTTAAGGGTACGGGAAAGTTGCCAAAGTGCCTTATATATTGCCGAGCAACTGGAGCAGCACCCACAGGTTATTGAAGTATTGTATCCCGGCCTGAAAAGTTTTGTCGGCCACGAGATAGCCGTTAAGCAAATGCAGGGCGGTTTCGGCGGTATGCTGTCTATTCGCTTAGCCGGTGGCGAAAAAGCTGCAATTGCCGTTGCCGCAAAAACTCAGCTCTGGCACCGCGCTACATCATTAGGCGGCGTAGAAAGTCTGATTGAGCATCGCGCCAGCATTGAAGGACCAGACACACCGGTACCGTTGGATTTATTGCGTTTATCGGTAGGCATTGAAAACGCCGATGACCTGCTGAACGATTTACAGCAGGCCATCGATTTAGCGCATTCTTAA
- the azu gene encoding azurin → MRYIISALLGSMLFVANAAQANECELSIDGNDNMRFDTKEMSVPASCDEVTVTLHHTGKLDKKVMGHNWVLSEAGDMQSVVQQGMSAGMDNNYVPDSDAVIAATDVIGGGEETSVTFSTEGMSADTDYKFFCTFPGHSAIMQGSFAIKE, encoded by the coding sequence ATGCGTTACATAATTTCCGCACTACTAGGCTCTATGTTGTTTGTCGCAAACGCCGCGCAGGCTAACGAATGTGAGCTATCCATAGATGGCAATGACAACATGAGATTTGATACAAAAGAGATGTCCGTACCGGCTAGCTGTGACGAAGTAACAGTAACCTTACATCACACAGGTAAACTGGATAAAAAAGTCATGGGTCACAACTGGGTACTGAGTGAAGCTGGTGATATGCAGTCTGTTGTACAACAAGGTATGTCAGCGGGTATGGATAACAACTATGTACCAGATTCTGATGCTGTAATTGCTGCAACTGACGTTATTGGTGGTGGTGAAGAAACGTCAGTGACGTTTTCTACAGAAGGCATGAGTGCAGATACAGATTATAAATTCTTCTGCACCTTCCCTGGCCACTCAGCAATTATGCAAGGCAGCTTTGCGATTAAAGAGTAA
- a CDS encoding efflux RND transporter periplasmic adaptor subunit, which produces MKFLLITLVFLFSLQSETSRAQQFGSREALVLAQQVTFERERNRVEAVGTAEAVRSITIYPAVGDRVVAVNFNPGDKVEKDELLVELDARRQQVAVEQAQINLRDAERTVERLRTSREQGAVPQSELDNAILLRDLARVELDNAKIELEDRFIRAPFTGIIGITDVEVGDRIDQQTAIATLDDRSTLLIDFRIPEAAVSLLQDGAELKVQPWRYSGKPVIAEIIELDSRINATSRMYRARAKINNDSDDFLPGTSFRTAIELAGEEFASIPEAALSWGVNNPFVWVVEDGKAHRIDVQIEQRLAGRVLVSGDIQRDDLLIVEGVQSLREGQPVTFDRATLDTQEAVE; this is translated from the coding sequence ATGAAGTTTTTACTCATTACCTTAGTGTTTTTGTTCTCGCTACAAAGTGAAACGAGCCGGGCACAACAATTTGGCTCACGCGAAGCGCTGGTTTTAGCGCAACAAGTGACTTTTGAGCGTGAACGTAACCGGGTAGAAGCAGTTGGTACGGCCGAAGCTGTGCGCTCCATTACCATTTACCCTGCTGTTGGCGACAGAGTCGTCGCGGTAAATTTTAATCCTGGCGACAAAGTTGAGAAAGACGAACTATTGGTCGAGCTGGATGCCCGTCGTCAGCAAGTGGCAGTAGAACAGGCACAAATTAACTTACGCGATGCAGAACGTACGGTAGAACGTTTACGGACTAGTCGCGAACAGGGGGCTGTGCCCCAGTCTGAGCTAGACAACGCTATTTTATTAAGAGATTTAGCACGAGTAGAACTGGATAACGCCAAAATTGAACTGGAAGACCGTTTTATCCGTGCGCCTTTTACCGGAATTATTGGTATTACTGACGTTGAAGTTGGTGACCGAATTGATCAACAAACCGCGATTGCGACCTTAGATGATCGCTCTACTTTATTAATTGATTTTCGTATTCCTGAAGCGGCCGTTTCTTTGCTGCAAGACGGTGCTGAATTAAAAGTACAACCCTGGCGGTATTCCGGGAAACCAGTTATTGCTGAAATTATTGAACTCGATTCACGAATTAATGCCACCAGCCGCATGTACCGGGCGCGCGCTAAAATTAATAACGACAGCGACGACTTTTTGCCTGGAACCAGCTTTAGAACGGCTATAGAGCTTGCCGGTGAAGAGTTCGCTTCAATACCCGAAGCGGCATTGTCCTGGGGGGTTAATAATCCTTTCGTCTGGGTTGTTGAAGACGGCAAAGCACACCGTATTGATGTCCAGATAGAGCAGCGCTTAGCAGGCCGTGTTTTAGTTTCAGGAGACATTCAACGCGATGATTTACTGATAGTTGAAGGGGTACAAAGTTTGCGTGAGGGTCAGCCTGTGACTTTTGATCGGGCAACGCTCGATACGCAAGAGGCCGTTGAATAA
- a CDS encoding DUF998 domain-containing protein yields the protein MENTPTKSSPVMPQLIILTLFWVGLQLVATWVKDDFSHVSQYISEINATGSTAAGAFGWVGFIPLAMVSFGVLLTARPHLRVKGISHIGWSLLFFYPVAYLGAALAPCDLGCPTDGSSSQALHNVISMVSYFGFALGALLLTFTPKTTWPVRCAFVLLSVIIALGFVLMINPELAEVRGAIQRYIGVAQLVVFWLLLWLKPAEADGGSNE from the coding sequence ATGGAAAACACACCGACGAAAAGCTCTCCCGTTATGCCGCAACTCATTATTCTGACCTTATTTTGGGTTGGTCTGCAATTGGTTGCCACCTGGGTAAAAGACGACTTTTCTCATGTAAGCCAGTATATAAGCGAAATTAATGCCACTGGCAGTACTGCCGCTGGCGCGTTTGGCTGGGTCGGTTTTATTCCACTGGCGATGGTTTCTTTCGGTGTACTACTAACTGCGCGTCCGCATTTACGCGTTAAAGGCATTAGCCATATTGGCTGGAGTCTTCTATTTTTCTACCCTGTGGCTTACCTCGGTGCGGCACTGGCACCTTGCGATTTAGGCTGTCCGACGGATGGTTCCAGTTCACAGGCATTACATAATGTTATTAGCATGGTCAGTTACTTCGGTTTTGCTCTGGGTGCTCTTTTACTGACTTTTACGCCGAAAACCACCTGGCCGGTGCGCTGTGCTTTTGTTCTTTTGTCGGTGATTATCGCCTTAGGTTTTGTGCTAATGATTAACCCCGAATTGGCAGAAGTACGCGGCGCGATACAGCGTTATATTGGCGTGGCACAACTGGTGGTTTTCTGGCTGCTGTTGTGGCTTAAACCGGCAGAAGCCGACGGAGGCAGTAATGAGTAA